A stretch of Brassica rapa cultivar Chiifu-401-42 chromosome A08, CAAS_Brap_v3.01, whole genome shotgun sequence DNA encodes these proteins:
- the LOC103836591 gene encoding uncharacterized protein LOC103836591 isoform X2 yields MNFEMTESIWSHDQPPPPPPLVPSPKPVARQRSRSVFRLLVQREISPKTKSVPRKRWGVRRCDTSDSPCGTSSETVSEQRHNLISWVEAESLQHLSADYCPLVPPPRSTIAAAFSSDGRTLASTHGDHTVKIIDCETGKCLKVLSGHRRTPWVVRFHPRHSEIVASGSLDHEVRLWNAITSECIRSHDFYRPIASIAFHAEGDILAVASGHKLHIWHYNKTGEDATPAIVLKTRRSLRAVHFHPHGVPLLLTAEVTDIDSSDSAMTRATSPGYLRYPPPAIFFTNTQSGGSHTSMAAELPLVPLPYLLLPSYSPDDPRIQYSTAATGPRSAQSRFQSNQSSVEHGGSRTMSTPPPLPLAVSGDLVPENSQARARTSTTAVDAMDIDEAQPVGGNRIPRQVSSQSDLLEFGQFQQLFHSRDRVSWEVPFLQGWLMAQSQAGVLPTGSSGTAPPHTGSSSASHTSTASLEAAVASLEIPGGVNLYGVSARDRTRFSGSGLAGGLASRNAQQEAGADAQPVVNRLPSELASSIAAAELPCTVKLRVWAHDIKDPCAILRSDKCRLTIHHAVLCSEMGAHFSPCGRYLAACVACVIPHAEADPGLQTLVQQDSGLATSPTRHPVTAHQVMYELRVYSLEKETFGSVLVSRAIRAAHCLTSIQFSPNSEHILLAYGRRHGSLLKSIVSDGETTSHFFTVLEIYRVADMELVRILPSSEDEVNVACFHPSPGGGLVYGTKEGKLRIFRYNTAAASNLTAPNSSPEENLAEVQTYALEC; encoded by the exons ATGAATTTCGAAATGACAGAATCCATCTGGTCACACGAtcaacctcctcctcctccgccgctgGTTCCTTCACCAAAGCCAGTGGCTCGCCAAAG GTCTAGGAGCGTCTTCAGGTTGCTGGTTCAGAGAGAGATTTCACCTAAAACAAAGTCTGTGCCACGGAAACGATGGGGCGTTAGGCGATGTGATACTTCTGATTCACCCTGCGGAACCAGTAGCGAAACTGTGAGCGAGCAGAGACATAATCTTATTTCATG GGTTGAGGCAGAGTCATTGCAGCATTTATCTGCTGACTACTGTCCTCTTGTGCCTCCTCCAAGGTCAACTATTGCAGCAGCTTTTAGTTCTGATGGAAGAACTCTTGCTTCTACTCA TGGGGACCACACTGTTAAGATTATTGATTGTGAGACTGGAAAATGCTTAAAAGTTCTGAGCGGCCATCGGAGGACACCCTGGGTG GTCAGATTCCACCCACGCCACTCAGAAATAGTTGCTAGTGGAAGTTTAGATCATGAGGTGCGCTTGTGGAATGCAATAACTTCCGAGTGTATTAGATCTCATGATTTCT ATCGACCTATTGCTTCCATAGCTTTCCACGCTGAAGGTGATATACTTGCCGTTGCATCTGGTCATAAG tTGCACATATGGCATTACAATAAGACAGGGGAGGACGCAACACCAGCGATTGTCTTGAAGACGAGGCGTTCCCTGAGAGCTGTACACTTTCATCCACATGGGGTTCCTCTTCTCTTGACTGCAGAG GTGACTGACATTGATTCATCAGATTCCGCAATGACTAGAGCAACATCTCCAGGCTATTTGCGATATCCACCTCCTGCTATTTTCTTCACCAACACGCAGAGTGGTGGCAGTCATACCAGTATGGCAGCGGAACTGCCACTTGTGCCATTACCGTACTTGCTTTTGCCTTCATACTCTCCTGATGATCCAAGAATCCAATATTCTACTGCTGCTACTGGTCCAAGGAGTGCGCAATCAAGATTTCAGAGTAATCAGAGTTCAGTAGAACACGGCGGCAGCAGAACAATGTctactcctcctcctcttcccttGGCTGTTTCCGGTGATCTTGTCCCAGAAAACTCCCAAGCTAGAGCTAGAACTTCGACCACTGCCGTTGATGCTATGGATATAGATGAAGCTCAACCTGTTGGAGGAAATAGAATTCCCAGGCAAGTGTCAAGTCAATCAGATTTACTTGAGTTTGGACAGTTTCAGCAATTGTTTCACTCAAGAGACAGAGTTTCGTGGGAGGTACCATTTCTACAAGGGTGGTTGATGGCTCAAAGCCAGGCTGGTGTTCTTCCCACTGGTAGTAGTGGCACAGCTCCTCCTCATACAGGCTCTTCTTCAGCGTCTCATACATCCACAGCCAGTCTAGAGGCTGCAGTGGCGTCACTAGAAATTCCTGGTGGTGTTAACTTATATGGGGTTTCTGCAAGAGACCGAACCCGCTTCTCAGGATCTGGTTTAGCAGGAGGTCTTGCCTCTCGTAACGCTCAACAGGAAGCTGGAGCTGATGCTCAGCCTGTGGTAAACAGACTCCCCTCCGAACTGGCTTCTTCGATTGCTGCTGCAGAGTTGCCTTGTACTGTCAAACTTAGAGTGTGGGCACATGACATCAAAGACCCATGTGCAATTCTAAGGTCCGACAAGTGCCGATTAACAATACATCACGCTGTTCTTTGCAG TGAGATGGGAGCCCATTTTTCGCCATGTGGGAGATATTTAGCAGCTTGTGTTGCATGTGTTATTCCTCATGCTGAGGCAGATCCTGGTTTGCAGACTCTGGTCCAACAAGATTCTGGCCTTGCAACTTCCCCTACTCGGCATCCTGTCACAGCACATCAAGTCATGTATGAACTTCGTGTGTATTCTCTCGAGAAGGAAAC ATTTGGTTCAGTGCTTGTGTCACGGGCAATTAGGGCTGCTCATTGCTTGACCTCTATCCAG TTCTCTCCAAACTCCGAGCACATATTGCTTGCATATGGACGGCGTCATGGTTCTCTTTTGAAGAGCATTGTGAGTGATGGAGAAACAACATCACACTTTTTCACAGTGTTGGAG ATTTATAGAGTTGCAGATATGGAACTGGTGAGAATACTTCCAAGCTCAGAGGATGAAGTTAATGTCGCTTGCTTTCATCCTTCTCCTGGAGGAGGTCTTGTCTATGGGACAAAG GAGGGGAAGCTTAGGATCTTCCGGTACAACACAGCTGCTGCGTCCAACCTCACTGCACCAAACAGCTCACCTGAGGAGAACCTGGCCGAG GTGCAGACTTATGCATTAGAATGCTAG
- the LOC103836591 gene encoding uncharacterized protein LOC103836591 isoform X1, whose amino-acid sequence MNFEMTESIWSHDQPPPPPPLVPSPKPVARQRSRSVFRLLVQREISPKTKSVPRKRWGVRRCDTSDSPCGTSSETVSEQRHNLISWVEAESLQHLSADYCPLVPPPRSTIAAAFSSDGRTLASTHGDHTVKIIDCETGKCLKVLSGHRRTPWVVRFHPRHSEIVASGSLDHEVRLWNAITSECIRSHDFYRPIASIAFHAEGDILAVASGHKLHIWHYNKTGEDATPAIVLKTRRSLRAVHFHPHGVPLLLTAEVTDIDSSDSAMTRATSPGYLRYPPPAIFFTNTQSGGSHTSMAAELPLVPLPYLLLPSYSPDDPRIQYSTAATGPRSAQSRFQSNQSSVEHGGSRTMSTPPPLPLAVSGDLVPENSQARARTSTTAVDAMDIDEAQPVGGNRIPRQVSSQSDLLEFGQFQQLFHSRDRVSWEVPFLQGWLMAQSQAGVLPTGSSGTAPPHTGSSSASHTSTASLEAAVASLEIPGGVNLYGVSARDRTRFSGSGLAGGLASRNAQQEAGADAQPVVNRLPSELASSIAAAELPCTVKLRVWAHDIKDPCAILRSDKCRLTIHHAVLCSEMGAHFSPCGRYLAACVACVIPHAEADPGLQTLVQQDSGLATSPTRHPVTAHQVMYELRVYSLEKETFGSVLVSRAIRAAHCLTSIQFSPNSEHILLAYGRRHGSLLKSIVSDGETTSHFFTVLEIYRVADMELVRILPSSEDEVNVACFHPSPGGGLVYGTKEGKLRIFRYNTAAASNLTAPNSSPEENLAEVELLRRCRLMH is encoded by the exons ATGAATTTCGAAATGACAGAATCCATCTGGTCACACGAtcaacctcctcctcctccgccgctgGTTCCTTCACCAAAGCCAGTGGCTCGCCAAAG GTCTAGGAGCGTCTTCAGGTTGCTGGTTCAGAGAGAGATTTCACCTAAAACAAAGTCTGTGCCACGGAAACGATGGGGCGTTAGGCGATGTGATACTTCTGATTCACCCTGCGGAACCAGTAGCGAAACTGTGAGCGAGCAGAGACATAATCTTATTTCATG GGTTGAGGCAGAGTCATTGCAGCATTTATCTGCTGACTACTGTCCTCTTGTGCCTCCTCCAAGGTCAACTATTGCAGCAGCTTTTAGTTCTGATGGAAGAACTCTTGCTTCTACTCA TGGGGACCACACTGTTAAGATTATTGATTGTGAGACTGGAAAATGCTTAAAAGTTCTGAGCGGCCATCGGAGGACACCCTGGGTG GTCAGATTCCACCCACGCCACTCAGAAATAGTTGCTAGTGGAAGTTTAGATCATGAGGTGCGCTTGTGGAATGCAATAACTTCCGAGTGTATTAGATCTCATGATTTCT ATCGACCTATTGCTTCCATAGCTTTCCACGCTGAAGGTGATATACTTGCCGTTGCATCTGGTCATAAG tTGCACATATGGCATTACAATAAGACAGGGGAGGACGCAACACCAGCGATTGTCTTGAAGACGAGGCGTTCCCTGAGAGCTGTACACTTTCATCCACATGGGGTTCCTCTTCTCTTGACTGCAGAG GTGACTGACATTGATTCATCAGATTCCGCAATGACTAGAGCAACATCTCCAGGCTATTTGCGATATCCACCTCCTGCTATTTTCTTCACCAACACGCAGAGTGGTGGCAGTCATACCAGTATGGCAGCGGAACTGCCACTTGTGCCATTACCGTACTTGCTTTTGCCTTCATACTCTCCTGATGATCCAAGAATCCAATATTCTACTGCTGCTACTGGTCCAAGGAGTGCGCAATCAAGATTTCAGAGTAATCAGAGTTCAGTAGAACACGGCGGCAGCAGAACAATGTctactcctcctcctcttcccttGGCTGTTTCCGGTGATCTTGTCCCAGAAAACTCCCAAGCTAGAGCTAGAACTTCGACCACTGCCGTTGATGCTATGGATATAGATGAAGCTCAACCTGTTGGAGGAAATAGAATTCCCAGGCAAGTGTCAAGTCAATCAGATTTACTTGAGTTTGGACAGTTTCAGCAATTGTTTCACTCAAGAGACAGAGTTTCGTGGGAGGTACCATTTCTACAAGGGTGGTTGATGGCTCAAAGCCAGGCTGGTGTTCTTCCCACTGGTAGTAGTGGCACAGCTCCTCCTCATACAGGCTCTTCTTCAGCGTCTCATACATCCACAGCCAGTCTAGAGGCTGCAGTGGCGTCACTAGAAATTCCTGGTGGTGTTAACTTATATGGGGTTTCTGCAAGAGACCGAACCCGCTTCTCAGGATCTGGTTTAGCAGGAGGTCTTGCCTCTCGTAACGCTCAACAGGAAGCTGGAGCTGATGCTCAGCCTGTGGTAAACAGACTCCCCTCCGAACTGGCTTCTTCGATTGCTGCTGCAGAGTTGCCTTGTACTGTCAAACTTAGAGTGTGGGCACATGACATCAAAGACCCATGTGCAATTCTAAGGTCCGACAAGTGCCGATTAACAATACATCACGCTGTTCTTTGCAG TGAGATGGGAGCCCATTTTTCGCCATGTGGGAGATATTTAGCAGCTTGTGTTGCATGTGTTATTCCTCATGCTGAGGCAGATCCTGGTTTGCAGACTCTGGTCCAACAAGATTCTGGCCTTGCAACTTCCCCTACTCGGCATCCTGTCACAGCACATCAAGTCATGTATGAACTTCGTGTGTATTCTCTCGAGAAGGAAAC ATTTGGTTCAGTGCTTGTGTCACGGGCAATTAGGGCTGCTCATTGCTTGACCTCTATCCAG TTCTCTCCAAACTCCGAGCACATATTGCTTGCATATGGACGGCGTCATGGTTCTCTTTTGAAGAGCATTGTGAGTGATGGAGAAACAACATCACACTTTTTCACAGTGTTGGAG ATTTATAGAGTTGCAGATATGGAACTGGTGAGAATACTTCCAAGCTCAGAGGATGAAGTTAATGTCGCTTGCTTTCATCCTTCTCCTGGAGGAGGTCTTGTCTATGGGACAAAG GAGGGGAAGCTTAGGATCTTCCGGTACAACACAGCTGCTGCGTCCAACCTCACTGCACCAAACAGCTCACCTGAGGAGAACCTGGCCGAGGTAGAATTATTGAGAAG GTGCAGACTTATGCATTAG